The genomic segment AGCGTTGGAACAGCAAAGCATGCCAAGCCCAGGTTTTTCCAGCAAAAGCAAACTTTACATTAGTTGACGCCAAGTTTGTTACCGAGTCTTCGCAGGGCTTGGTGCCCTAGGAGGTCGATATCCCGCGCCCTCGATGCGGCCATCCTTGCGAAGTCTTATCACCTGCGGCGGCTGACCTTCAATCAGGATATGATGGCGACATTCCAACACGACGGCGCTATCTGGTGTTTTTGGCGATGGCGGGTAATAGATGTAACTGCTCTCGCCCGAATGCGCTTTGTCCGATGGGCAGAAAAGAATCTTTTTGTCCTCCAAATAGTCTGGATAGAGTTTGCCCAGCGAAGAAGGATATTTGCCATTCTTTGCATAATATCTCTCTAACGCCCTGTGAAGCTCTTGAAGCTGTACTGTACATTGTGCCATTGCTTTTGCTTCCTCTATCCCCTTCTTGAAAGCAGGATTGCTTGCAATAACCCTATACAGCCAATAACTTCCAACTATTATTACAAAAACAAGTACCAAACACGAAATAGCGCCTATCTTCAGGCAGCTCATTTTTCTTTCCGGCCTTGGCGGAGGATATTGTGATTCCTGGTTGGACATGACTATTCACCCCTAAAGTTGTCTCGTGATTTCACCCATATTATCTACTTTAATGCCAGTAGTCAAGCAATCAAACCAAGTTGCTATCTTATATGGCGTCTGGTATAATCTGCGCATGCGAGTATTAAACACTGAAAAATGCAAACCGGAAGAATTATCAACAATCCTAGATAAACCGCTTCTTCAGGAAAACCCTGATGTTGAAGCCACCGTTCGCGCAATAATCGCCGATGTAAAAGCTAGGGGCGACGAAGCAGTACTAGAGTACACGAGAAAGTTTGACTGGCCAAATGCAAATGCGATTGCCATTCCACAAAGTGAGGTCAATAACTTAGCTGCTCAGGTTCCAAGCAAACTTATTTCTGCAATCAGGGTTGCAAAAGAAAATATAGAGCGATTTCACCTCAAGCAAGTTCAGACCACTTGGTTCGATAGCGAGCGGCCTGGGATTCTCCTTGGGCAAATAGTAAACCCTGTAGAAAGAGCTGGCATTCACGTTCCCGCCTTCGCCGCGCCTCTCCCCAGCTCGCTTTTGATGTCGGCAATCCCAGCAAAAGTTGCCGGCGTACGGGAGGTCTACGTCGCCACTCCACCAAGAAAGGATGGAACAATCCACCCCGCCGTTGCTGCGGCAGCGGTCGAGGCAGGAGTTGATGGCATATTCAGAATGGGCGGTGCGCAAGCGGTCGCAGCGCTTGCATATGGCACACAAACCGTTCCCAAGGTGGACGTGATTGTCGGGCCTGGAAACATATATGCAACAATGGCAAAGCGCTTTGTCTTCGGCGAAGTGGGCATTGACATGCTAGCTGGACCAAGTGAAGTGCTTGTGATTGCAGACGAAACCGCCAACCCGTGCTACGCAGCGGCGGACATGCTTTCGCAAGCAGAGCACCAAACCGATGCCCGGGCTATTCTAGTCACCACTTCGGCTCTCATTGCAAATGAAGTCAAAGCCGAACTTGAAAAACAACTAAACTTGCTTTCTAGAAGTGAAACGGCACGAAAAAGCATCGAGGAAAACGGCTTAATAATCATAGTTCCAGATATCGAAAAAGCAATCGAGATTGCAAATAGAGTTGCTCCCGAACACCTAGAACTTATGGTTAAAGATGCCCGCCAATACCTAAAATCAATCAAGAACGCTGGGGCGATATTCCTTGGTGAATACTCTACCGAGCCAATTGGAGATTACATTGCCGGACCAAGCCACGTACTGCCCACAAGCGGAACAGCTCGCTTCTCTTCACCGCTAACCGTAGCCGATTTTATCAAGGTTTCGAGCGTAATCATGTATTCTAAAGAAAGCTTGGAAGCCGAAGGACCAACCGCTGTTGAACTTGCCGAGGCAGAGGGCCTTGATGCACACGCAAATGCCATTCGACAAAGACTTAAAAACAACTGACAGTGATTCTCAATCAGAGGTGATTATTGAAACTGGTGGTTGACGACAGAATAAGCAAGGTGACTGGAGATTATAAAATAATTGAAACAGAGGCTGGAGAAACACTAATCCATCATGACTCAGCGAAATATTTATCAAGTATAGATGGGATTATTTTCGACGTAGACGGAGTGCTCATAGATGTGAGAGAATCTATCCAGCTAGCGCACGGAAGAGTCGCTGAGATTTACTTCGGCATGCTTGGTTGGACCGACTGCGAAGGCATGATTACTCCAGAAGATGTGGACGCCTTTAAACTCGCTCGCGGTTTCAACAGCGACTGGGATCTTGCCACAGCGTGGGTATTGCTTTACCTACTAAAAAGCGTACGATATTCGAGCACCAAGGGGTCCGAACTAAGAAGCAAGCCGCCAATAATTATGGATTTCACCGAATGTGTGGCAAAACTCGGCGGCGGATTGGAAAATGCTCGAAAAGCACTACAAAAACTTGCCTCGCAAGAGGAATGGGATGTCCTTTCGGCTTGGTCTGACAGACAGCTGCTTGAAAAGGTATTCCAGGAAACCTACTCTGGTGATCTCTGTCCAGAGGTATATGGGTACAAGGCAACTATAGTCGAAGGATTGGGATTGATTCACCGCGACCGGTGCATTCTAAATAAACAGTTAGTGCCAAATGGGTTAAAGCTTGGGATTGCTACTGGGCGTACGCTTGGCGAAACTATCACGGGACTTCGACTGATGGGCTTGTCTGATTTGTTTCCGCCCGCAGTGCTCGTAACGGAGGATGACCACCTTTGGAAGCCCAATCCAGAAGTACTCAGGCTTGCAGTCGAACGCACAAGCTGCAGACTTCCAATGTACGTAGGCGACACCCCAGACGACTTGGCTACCGTTCGCAACTATAAAGATTTGGGTTATGAAATAGCATTTTGTGCAGTGCTGACGGGCTTGAATGATCCAAATTTGCATAAAGTTTTCATCAGCCAAAGGGCCGATATGGTAGCGGATAATGTGAACGCCGCCCTCTTGGCATTAAGCATGTTACTATAGGAGGTGCAACATGCCCAGCCGAAAAGCAGAGTTAGAACGGAAGACAAAAGAAACCGAGATCAAAGTAAGCCTAGACCTTGATGGTAATGGAGAATCAAACATCCACACAGGGGTAGGATTTTTTGACCACATGCTTACAGCACTGGCAAAACATGGCTTATTTGATTTGCAAGTACAAGCAAAGGGCGACCTAGAAATTGACCCGCACCACACAATCGAAGATGTCGGTATCCTTATTGGGAAAGCCATAGACAAGGCGCTCGGCGATAAGGTTGGAATAGCAAGATATGGCTGGGCAATCGTGCCGATGGATGAAGCGCTAGTGCTAACATCAATTGACCTAAGCGGGCGCGGCCTTTTATGTTATGATGTTGTTATTGAACAAGAAAAAATCGGCACGATGGATTCAATCTTAATTCCCGAATTTTTTGAGTCAGTCGCTCGCAATGCCGGCATAACTTTGCACATTCGCAAGCTTTCCGGTGAAGACCCACACCACACAGCCGAGGCAGTTTTTAAGTCTTTTGCCAAAGCACTTGAAGCCGCGACACGAATCAGCGAGCGAATCCATGGAGTGCCTTCAACAAAAGGCATGTTATAGATTCACTTGAAGGACAAAGGCTAATCACTACTTGTACCCATCATTTGGAGCTTATAATGATTATTATTCCTGCCGTTGACATACGAAATGGAAAGTGCGTAAGGCTTCTTCAAGGAGATTTCAACCGTGAGACAGTTTTTGCGGATGACCCAATAGCGATGGCTGAGCACTGGGCATCTCTTGGGGCCGAGCGCGTGCATGTTGTTGATTTAGACGGCGCAAGAACCGGCAGTCCGCAAAATGTCGAGGTTGTAGCCCGCATTGTTCGAACTCTGAAAATTCCAGTTCAACTAGGTGGCGGTATTCGAACTTTCGAAATTGCGCGCGAAATGCTTGACCTCGGTCTTGACCGCATTATAATCGGCACTACCGCGGCGCTTGACAGCAGCCTTGCAGAGGAAATGTTTCGTAAACTTGGAGAACGTGCAATCCTAGGCTTGGATGCCCGCAATGGCTATGTCGCTACTCATGGATGGCAGGGTAGCACAAACCTAAAAGCTGTTGAATTCGCTAGGCATATGGAATCGCTGGGCGCACGGCGGATTATTTATACCGACATCAAGCGCGACGGGATGCTTGAGGGCGTAAATATAACTGCAATGGAAGAAATGGCTCGAGCGGTTAGCATACCCGTCATTGCATCCGGCGGAGTCTCAAACATTGCCGACATTAAGCAACTTAAAAGCCTCGAATCCATTGGCATCGAGGGCGTCGTTGTTGGCAAGGCGCTATATACTGGTGCGATTGACCTAAGGGAAGCTATCGCCGCTGCCAGGTCGGATAAATGACGTCATGCCTGGCGAGCAAAATATCTCCTGGTATATAGCTTTCCCAGCATACTTTGCTACCAAACACCGTATTATCTATATACCACTTAATTTGCCAGGCTGCGTATTGAAGATAATCCCGTGCTATTCAGAACCCTAGAAAAGCTTACAGTTTTTGCCCGCGGCGTGCTTTACTGCTGATTTGACTCCTCCATGTGGCAGCAGCACCACGCTGGATCGCGCCTTGCCATTTGCGGTGCACCAACTCTGTGAATATTCACACTATTGCACTTTGGACACTCATCAGGCCTTGGCGTTCCAAAAGGAACTTCCCATACATAACCGCAGTCTACACATTTAAACTCGCGCTTTGCCATTTCGTACACGCCCCCTCGGATTACAATACTTTTCCCGCTCACAAGTGCATCTGCAACTTTTGCTCTGGCCGATTCAACAATGCGCCCGAACGTCTGGCGGGAGACTCTCATAGCACCAGCGGCTTCTTCGTGTGTCTTGCCTTCAAGATCTGCAAGCCTGAGGGCCTCAAGCTCCTCCACTCCGAGAATTACCTGGCCACTTGGCGGTCTCCCGCAAGGATGGAAATGGTCTACAACCGGAAGCGCTCGAACACATCTGTAAATTCTTGGCCTAGGCATTTGCTTTCTCCTTTATGAGCATATGCCCATAATATCACTCAAAGTAAACCTTATCAAGCAAATTTTTACTCCCGAATAAAATGCGCACGTCAATGACAAGCCGGATTAAGGTTGTTCGACGGAGGCGACGTATCTTCGCAAGTTCTCAAGGCCAATTTCTAGGGCAAGGTGATTATCTTCCATCCCCTCAAATTCAATCGAAAGGTAGCCATCGTATCCAGCCGATTTAAGAGCAGCAATACACCCACGGACATCTATATTTCCATGGCCAATTATTGCACCTCGATATAGATCGCCTCCTCGTGAGCGTCCCCATCCTCGGCCAGGGTCCTCATATCCAGGCTTTCTATGAAAATCCTTGGCGTGAACATGGAATGCATAGGGAGACATCCGAGTTACTGCACGCACGGGGTCATCATCCGCGCAAATAAAGTTGCCGATATCTACAAGCGCACCAAAGTTAGGATGATTAACAGCAATCATTAGTGCCTCACACCGATCGCTATCCTGCACAAACCGTCCATGGTTCTCAACCATTGTCTTGATACCCTTATCTGCCGCGTATTCGGTAACGGCTCTGCAACCTCTCTCAAGAATTGGAAGCACCTGGAAAAAGTCCCATGTGCTTAAACGCTCAGGCGCAGGTCCTCGCGTAGCATCATGTCGCATGCGGGGCGCGCCAAGAACAGCGGCAATATCTACTTCGCCCTTTAACCGCTCGACCTCTGCTTCCCAACCGCCTTCTGCGTTCAAGAAATCCGCGCCAATTGTGTAGCTTATAATAGGAAGTCCTGCCTCAGCGCAAGCTTCTTTGATTTTTCTTGCAAAATTCCCAAGGTCAGTAGTTCCCTCCGGCGCATTAAGCCCTGAGAACTCAATGCCATCAAACCCCATTGCGGCAGTTTCTTTAATGACGCCAAAAATATCCAGCTTGCCCTCTCTAAGATAGCGCGCCCAGCTGTATGAACTAACCCCAATTTTCATTGCTCAGCCTCCTTTACTTTTCCTGATTATCCCACTTCACGCATAGCTCGGTCAAGGATTTGGCGCAAGCGAACTGATGTAGAATTTGAGCGTCTATTGCATTGGTAGCCATTTTTGGCTATCCTGAGAAAGGTCTTAGAAAGCCAAGGAGGACAAACAGTTATGACGGAAAACGCAATGAATAGACGCGAATTTTTGAAAATCACAGGCATAGGCGCGGCAGCACTAGCTCTACCAAGCTGGCTTCCAAACTCGGCTTTGGGAGACAATAAACCAAACATAATTGTAATTGTCTCTGACGACCAGGGCTATGCTGAATTGGGATGTCAGGGATGCAAAGATATCCCTACGCCAAATATTGACTCCATTGCGAAAAATGGAGTCCGCTTCACCAATGGATATGTCTCATGTCCGGTCTGCAGTCCCACTAGGGCAGGGCTACTCACAGGAAGGTATCAACAAAGATTCGGGCATGAGTTTAATCCAGGTCCAGCCAACTTAGCAGACACCCAATTTGGGCTTCCTCTTACTGAAACCACTTTGGCTGCACGGCTCAAGACTGCTGGCTATAAAACAGGAATCGTCGGAAAATGGCACCTCGGCTACAATGAACCTTATTGGCCGCTAAACAGAGGATTCGACGAGTTTTTTGGATTCCTTGGTGGTGCTCACCAATACTTCGGCGAGGGCAAAGAGGCTCGGAACCGCATCATGCGCGGAAAAGAACCAGTGGAAGAAAAAGAATACCTAACCGATGCGTTTGCCCGCGAGGCAGTTTCGTTTATTAATAGACATAGCAAAGAAAAATTTTTCCTCTATCTAGCGTTCAACGCAGTACATTCACCTCTGCAGGCACCCGAAAAATACCTTAGCCGTTTCTCCTCAATCACCGATAAAAAACGTCGGACATTTGCTGCAATGCTTTCTGCGATGGACGATGCAGTTGGAAAGGTTCTCAACGCTCTTCGAAAGAATAAGATTGAGGAAAATACGCTGATCTTCTTCATAAGCGATAACGGCGGGCCAACACTAAATACCACTTCGAGAAACGACCCGCTAAGGGGGTATAAAGGCCAAGTCTATGAAGGAGGAATTCGCGTGCCCTATTTGGTTCAGTGGAAAGGCGTAATTCCCGCAGGTAAGGTTTACGACAAGCCAGTCATATCGCTAGATATTGCACCAACCGCATGTGCGGTAGCAGGCGCCGACACTAAAGGAGCTAAGTTCGACGGTGTTAACCTGCTTCCGTTCCTGACAGGCAAATCAAAAGCTAATCCACATGATGTTTTATACTGGCGATTTGGTGCTCAACTAGCAATTCGAAAAGACAATTGGAAGCTTGTGAAATTGGAGGATGGCTACACTGAACTTTATAACTTGGAAGAAGATATCGGAGAGAAGAATAATCTCAATTCAAAGAACCAAGAGAGAGTAAAGGAACTTAGTAATTTGCTGGCGAAATGGGATTCTGAGCTTGCTGAGCCCTTATGGAAAGGGCGTGGAGCAACTAAAAAACGCATGGCAAAACAAAAAGAAAAGCTACAAATCAATAAAGTTTTAAGCCAAAATATGAACAGACTCTCTAGGAGGATAGATGCGTGGAAGTTAGAGTCGTACAAGGATCTATTACGGAAACACCTAGCGACGCATTAATAGTAAACCTTTTTGAGGGCATCACCGCTCCCGGCGGTGCGACTGGGGCGGTAGACCGTGCACTTGATGGAGCTATCAGCGAGCTGATCGCCGCAGGTGAAATAAAAGGCAAAATTTGTGAGACTACGCTCATTCATACGCATGGAAAGATTGCACCGAAGCGGGTTCTGGTGGTTGGCCTTGGGAAGAGCGATGAATTCGACTTGTATGCCGTCCGCAAAGCTGCTGGCGCCGCAATCCGTTTCTTGAAAGGCAAAAGCGTGCAGAGCGTCACCACAATAGTCCATGGAGCAGGTGTTGGCGGACTCAATCCCGCCGAAGCTGCGCGGGCCACCATAGAGGCTACAATCCTTGGCATGTATGAACCCGATCTTTACAAGAAAGAAAAATCTCAAAGGATTGAGACCTTTACATTAGTCGAACGAGACCCCCAGAAGGCTTCCGAGTTCGAGGCAGCTGCAGCCGAGGGACAAATTCTCGCCGAAGCAACCAACTACGCACGTGACCTGGCAAACGAACCAGCGAACAAGATGACGCCAACTAAACTAGCCGAGAAGGCACAGGAGATAGCACAAGAATATGGTTTGGAGATAGACATTCTAGACGAGAACCGCATGAATAATCTAGGCATGGGAGCAATCCTTGCAGTCGCTCAAGGTAGCACACAACCGCCGAGGTTAATTGTCATGCGATATCGAGCTGGCGACGACAAGCCGACAATCGCATTTATTGGCAAAGGGCTGACCTTCGACAGCGGCGGCATTTCCATAAAACCAAGCGAAAACATGCGTGACATGAAGTTCGACATGGCCGGCGGTGCCGCAGTGCTTGGTGCCATGAAGGCTATTGCTCAGCTTAAGCCAGCAATCAACGTTTTGGGTGTTGTCCCTGCATCAGAGAATCTTCCCGACGGGAAAGCATACAAGCCTGGCGATGTGATTACTTGCATGAGTGGCAAAACCGTGGAGATTATCACAACCGATGCCGAAGGGCGAATGCTTCTAGCAGATGCAATTACTTACGCAAGACAGCTGGGCGCAGACTACCTGGTGGATATCGCCACGCTGACCGGTTCATGTGTGATAGCCCTTGGGATTGAAATCACGGGTCTCTTTGGAAACAACCGCAAGCTGATTGAGTGTGTTCTCGATGCTTCAAAGTCTGCAGGCGAAAAAATGTGGGAACTTCCACTCGAAAAGGATTACATGCGGCAACTCAAGAGTGATATCGCTGATATTGAAAACGCTGGCGGCAGGTTTGGCGGTGCAATCACTGGCGCCCTTTTCCTGAAGGAGTTTGCCGAGGATACGCCATGGGTCCATCTTGACATTGCCGGAACCTCAGACGTTCCAGGAGCAGAAGCAGAATCGTACCGAGCTCCAGGTGCAACCGGTGTGGGAGTACGCACTTTTTACCACTTAGTTAAGAAAATAGCCGGCTAACATCAATGCCTAACGAAACCGCCTATATGAGACTCGGGTCTCGCATTTTTCCGGCTTAGTACTCAGCGATTACCTCCAGTGCCTCTTTCAGAGGCATTGGAATCGAAATTATCTCGGTTGCCATATCAAAGTCTGACCATGGCATTCCATTAATTTTGACAGATTTAATCGGCAGTTTGCTTGGATGGCGCAGTTTAAGTTTCAGACTTGCCGGCGGATTCCTGCGGGGCGGAGTAATCTCAACAAATATGCGGCCTTTTGAGGCTTCAGATACCACACGGTAGCTTACGGGTCCAAAGTATGTAGGAGCTTCAGTAATTTCAATCTCTTTCCCGTCGTCCAACCATTTCCTAGGGGTTCCAGGACACAGCAAAAGCGCATCCACACTCTCCATTAGCAAAAGGTACCTAAACCAGGTAAGGAACGCTGACTCGTCAGGCGTCTTATAAAATGGCCCTGCTCCCCAGCCATAAGCTACGACAGGATGCTCGGTAAAACAACGCACATCAGCATAGAGATTAGCCGCAAAACTATTATAGAAGGCCCGAAGCGCATGCTCGACTTGCCCGCGAACAAGGTAAACAAGCGGATTCGGTAGTAAGTTTGACTGGATGGTAATTCCTCCATGGCTGAACCAGAAACGTTCAAGGTCGACATCCCTACCTAACGACCGTGAGACAAAGACATTATCTTCGTAATCCTTGAGAATCCAAGTTGCCTCAATGGAATCTGGCTCAATCAAGCCGCAGTCGATATTGAAAATCGGGCCATAGAGCGAATCTCGAATCCAGCCGACATCACGCCCCCGCAGGTAGGCACGCACCGGCAAATGTGGAATCCAACTGCCGTCCAAAAGCTTCACGACGGGAGAACGCTCTATCGAAACCGCTATAGCCCGCCGGATATCCTCGCCATATGCCATCGCTTCGCAGGAAATTCGCTCAGCCTCATGGTGGCCAATTTCTTTTAGCACATCTGCTGTACTTTTCATCCCTTTGTAGCAGAGGGCATTCACTATGTACCAATACTTCCACTCAGGGTTGTCATCTAGGTGGCATGGCGGCAGAAGTCCATATTCCCACACTTTCGAACCGTCAGGTGCTGTGCGCATTGAAGCTTGTCGTTCTCTGACCACATAATCGCAAGCATCAACCATATTTTGCGCAATCTTTGACACCCATACCTTATCTCTAGTAAGGCGATAATGTTCGCCCAGCATCCAAAGAATCGTCCCGTGGTCAAGGCTGTAATCACCTACCTGGTAGTCATAATCCTCACTTACTCGCAATCCATGAAGTGCGCCTTCTTGCGATTTAAACCGTCCGTCCATTCGGCGGCTACCTTGCAGCTCAACAAAAGGCATGATATATTTGCGCGCACGTTCATGGTAACCCCTTAAGTCAAGGGATCTAACTTGGTCAACCGTCTCAGTGCCAAATACCTGATAGTCCCAAGTTCCTGCGCCCAACATATAAAGTCCTGTATCAACATCCTTATCTGCTGTGATAGCAATATGGCATAGATTGGCGCGGTTGAAATCATTTAGTAACTGCTCTGGCACACAGAAAGCGGCGCCCGAGTTTATCTGAGCCTCCCAGTACTCGATTGTCTCTGCGAGTTTAAGTTCATAATCAAGAGCCCCGACTGCCTCCACGCCTTCATTGCCAGTAAACGTTATAAATGGGATACGAAATTCAATCTCATGTTCCTGGTTTGGTTCGAGCTCAATGTCATAGGCAATTGCATTGTTGATGCCAACAACATCCCATGGAGAATATGAACAACACGATGGAGCCACCGCCCCTTTGCACCTTGTATCTATAAAAGCCCTCATCCGAGGCAAATCGTATGGCTCAACAATCCACTTTTTTGGTTTACTTGGGTCATGCGAATTAGCATCCCTTGCCCGGCCCATGGCATAAACAAAACCTTTATCGAAAACAAGCAACTCTGGGTTCTCTATCACTAGCCATAAACGACTAGCCTGGCGCCGAGTTCCCACATTGCGAATGGCAACTCTAGACAATGCAACAACCGGCTCGTCTCCTCGTTTCCTTTCCTCCTGCCAAGGGCTTTCGTACAAAAGAGCGGCAAATGTTGTTTGCTTATACTGGATGTCTCCGCTCCCCCATTGGCTCAAGTAAATTGGCAGATAGCCCCTCAGCGGCGACTGGCTGGTTGCATCTTCGCGCTCACGGAAGTCAGGTGGTTCACCAGAAGGGAATCTGAACCAAATTGCTTTTCCTGGCCAAAGGAGCCTTGCAGCGTCCCTACCGACCAGTTTCAACAAACTCTTGTCCGCAAAGATGTCACCATTATATCGAACTGCGAACTCCTGACGGTTAGCATCGCATCCAATTGGACAGTAACGGCCATATGGGCCCTGGCGAGTTTTCCAAAGCTGAGGTATCTCTGCGCTGGCACGCTCGTATGTTTGCTCCGGCTCAGTAGCGACCCGGTCGTAGATTGAGACCACCCCTTCTCGACGCCATTGCTTAAATCCTCCTGAGCCCTCCTCACCAACAAATACCCCAAAATCGGTGATATATACGCCGGTGCTGAGTGCATCGGTTACTTGGAATGAGAAACTCCGTTCCCTACACTTAACGGTTACCACTGTCGCATCGGGATGCAGAGGAGCTGCCTTCTCAATAAAACCAGCACCCACATCGGCAAACAAAACCTCAATGACAATTGCCTTCGGATTCGACTCATCCACCGAAAGCAGATAGCCATTGTAAACCTCCACATGGTCTGCAAAGGTAATACCCCCGTTGTTTATCCCAAATTCCACACGTAGTGTCGCCTTCCGCCAGATTGAATCTGAAAAGACGCTGATATGCTCAATACGTGGACTAGTATCATGAAAAAGCAGACGGAGCTTGAGCGATTGGCGGAACTTTACTGAAAAGTCCTCCGCATGCGGAAGCTCAACAATGTCAAGTGGGTCGAAGGTATGTCTCCAAACATTTCCTTCTACTTCAACATTATCGTGGGCTGTTGCCCATTTGCCATTATATGCATCTTCGACAGCAGTCCAGCCTCCCGCCCATTGTTCAGGCCAGGTATGATTCCAATATTGGAGCTTGACCATGCCTGGCGAAGGAGCTCGCTGTTTGGCATATCTGACTTCAACCATTGAAAAACGGCGAGGGCATTCCCATTCCAACCCAATATGCGGTCCACCATGCTCTGGTACATCAACTGGAAGCCATGCCGTTCCATCACTCGGAGCGTCATGTCTTTCAATTGTAAACCTATCTGAGCC from the Armatimonadota bacterium genome contains:
- the hisD gene encoding histidinol dehydrogenase; amino-acid sequence: MRVLNTEKCKPEELSTILDKPLLQENPDVEATVRAIIADVKARGDEAVLEYTRKFDWPNANAIAIPQSEVNNLAAQVPSKLISAIRVAKENIERFHLKQVQTTWFDSERPGILLGQIVNPVERAGIHVPAFAAPLPSSLLMSAIPAKVAGVREVYVATPPRKDGTIHPAVAAAAVEAGVDGIFRMGGAQAVAALAYGTQTVPKVDVIVGPGNIYATMAKRFVFGEVGIDMLAGPSEVLVIADETANPCYAAADMLSQAEHQTDARAILVTTSALIANEVKAELEKQLNLLSRSETARKSIEENGLIIIVPDIEKAIEIANRVAPEHLELMVKDARQYLKSIKNAGAIFLGEYSTEPIGDYIAGPSHVLPTSGTARFSSPLTVADFIKVSSVIMYSKESLEAEGPTAVELAEAEGLDAHANAIRQRLKNN
- a CDS encoding HAD hydrolase-like protein; the encoded protein is MKLVVDDRISKVTGDYKIIETEAGETLIHHDSAKYLSSIDGIIFDVDGVLIDVRESIQLAHGRVAEIYFGMLGWTDCEGMITPEDVDAFKLARGFNSDWDLATAWVLLYLLKSVRYSSTKGSELRSKPPIIMDFTECVAKLGGGLENARKALQKLASQEEWDVLSAWSDRQLLEKVFQETYSGDLCPEVYGYKATIVEGLGLIHRDRCILNKQLVPNGLKLGIATGRTLGETITGLRLMGLSDLFPPAVLVTEDDHLWKPNPEVLRLAVERTSCRLPMYVGDTPDDLATVRNYKDLGYEIAFCAVLTGLNDPNLHKVFISQRADMVADNVNAALLALSMLL
- the hisB gene encoding imidazoleglycerol-phosphate dehydratase HisB; protein product: MPSRKAELERKTKETEIKVSLDLDGNGESNIHTGVGFFDHMLTALAKHGLFDLQVQAKGDLEIDPHHTIEDVGILIGKAIDKALGDKVGIARYGWAIVPMDEALVLTSIDLSGRGLLCYDVVIEQEKIGTMDSILIPEFFESVARNAGITLHIRKLSGEDPHHTAEAVFKSFAKALEAATRISERIHGVPSTKGML
- the hisA gene encoding 1-(5-phosphoribosyl)-5-[(5-phosphoribosylamino)methylideneamino]imidazole-4-carboxamide isomerase, with product MIIIPAVDIRNGKCVRLLQGDFNRETVFADDPIAMAEHWASLGAERVHVVDLDGARTGSPQNVEVVARIVRTLKIPVQLGGGIRTFEIAREMLDLGLDRIIIGTTAALDSSLAEEMFRKLGERAILGLDARNGYVATHGWQGSTNLKAVEFARHMESLGARRIIYTDIKRDGMLEGVNITAMEEMARAVSIPVIASGGVSNIADIKQLKSLESIGIEGVVVGKALYTGAIDLREAIAAARSDK
- a CDS encoding DUF134 domain-containing protein, with the translated sequence MPRPRIYRCVRALPVVDHFHPCGRPPSGQVILGVEELEALRLADLEGKTHEEAAGAMRVSRQTFGRIVESARAKVADALVSGKSIVIRGGVYEMAKREFKCVDCGYVWEVPFGTPRPDECPKCNSVNIHRVGAPQMARRDPAWCCCHMEESNQQ
- a CDS encoding sugar phosphate isomerase/epimerase — its product is MKIGVSSYSWARYLREGKLDIFGVIKETAAMGFDGIEFSGLNAPEGTTDLGNFARKIKEACAEAGLPIISYTIGADFLNAEGGWEAEVERLKGEVDIAAVLGAPRMRHDATRGPAPERLSTWDFFQVLPILERGCRAVTEYAADKGIKTMVENHGRFVQDSDRCEALMIAVNHPNFGALVDIGNFICADDDPVRAVTRMSPYAFHVHAKDFHRKPGYEDPGRGWGRSRGGDLYRGAIIGHGNIDVRGCIAALKSAGYDGYLSIEFEGMEDNHLALEIGLENLRRYVASVEQP
- a CDS encoding sulfatase-like hydrolase/transferase; translated protein: MNRREFLKITGIGAAALALPSWLPNSALGDNKPNIIVIVSDDQGYAELGCQGCKDIPTPNIDSIAKNGVRFTNGYVSCPVCSPTRAGLLTGRYQQRFGHEFNPGPANLADTQFGLPLTETTLAARLKTAGYKTGIVGKWHLGYNEPYWPLNRGFDEFFGFLGGAHQYFGEGKEARNRIMRGKEPVEEKEYLTDAFAREAVSFINRHSKEKFFLYLAFNAVHSPLQAPEKYLSRFSSITDKKRRTFAAMLSAMDDAVGKVLNALRKNKIEENTLIFFISDNGGPTLNTTSRNDPLRGYKGQVYEGGIRVPYLVQWKGVIPAGKVYDKPVISLDIAPTACAVAGADTKGAKFDGVNLLPFLTGKSKANPHDVLYWRFGAQLAIRKDNWKLVKLEDGYTELYNLEEDIGEKNNLNSKNQERVKELSNLLAKWDSELAEPLWKGRGATKKRMAKQKEKLQINKVLSQNMNRLSRRIDAWKLESYKDLLRKHLATH
- a CDS encoding leucyl aminopeptidase; this encodes MEVRVVQGSITETPSDALIVNLFEGITAPGGATGAVDRALDGAISELIAAGEIKGKICETTLIHTHGKIAPKRVLVVGLGKSDEFDLYAVRKAAGAAIRFLKGKSVQSVTTIVHGAGVGGLNPAEAARATIEATILGMYEPDLYKKEKSQRIETFTLVERDPQKASEFEAAAAEGQILAEATNYARDLANEPANKMTPTKLAEKAQEIAQEYGLEIDILDENRMNNLGMGAILAVAQGSTQPPRLIVMRYRAGDDKPTIAFIGKGLTFDSGGISIKPSENMRDMKFDMAGGAAVLGAMKAIAQLKPAINVLGVVPASENLPDGKAYKPGDVITCMSGKTVEIITTDAEGRMLLADAITYARQLGADYLVDIATLTGSCVIALGIEITGLFGNNRKLIECVLDASKSAGEKMWELPLEKDYMRQLKSDIADIENAGGRFGGAITGALFLKEFAEDTPWVHLDIAGTSDVPGAEAESYRAPGATGVGVRTFYHLVKKIAG